The nucleotide window ctccagcatcccccagacaccccctcctactacacacacccctccagcatcccccagatacccctcctagtacaaacacccctccagcatcccccagataccccctcctactacacacatcccctccagcatcccccagataccccctcctagtacacacacccctccagcatcccccaggtaccccctcctactacacacacccctccagcatcccccagataccccctcctactacacacacccctccagcatcccccagataccccctcctagtacacacacccctccagcatcccccagataccccctcctactacacacacccctccagcatcccccagataccccctcctactacacacacccctccagcatccccagataccccctcctactacacacacccctccagcatcccccagataccccctcctactacacacacccctccagcatcccccagataccccctcctactacacacatcccctccagcatcccccagataccccttcctagtacacacacccctccagcatccccagataccccatcctaggacacacccctccagcatccccagataccccctcctaggacacaccgatccagcaccccccagatacccctcctagtacacacaccccccccagcatcccccagataccccctcctagtacacacacccctccagcatcccccagatagcccctcctaatacacacacccctccagcaccccccagatacccctcctagtacacacacacccccatcatcccccagataccccctcctaggacacacacccctccagcatcccccagataccccctcctaatacacacaccgctccagcatcccccagataccccctcctagtacacacacccctccagcatcccccagacaccccctcctactacacacccctccagcatcccccagataccccctcctagtacacacacccctccagcatcccccagacaccccctcctagtacacacacccctccagcatcccccagataccccctcctactacacacatcccctccagcattccccagataccccctcctagtacacacacccctccagcatcccccagataccccctcctactacacacacccctccagcatcccccagataccccctcctagtacacacacccctccagcacccccagataccccctcctagtacacacacccctccagcatcccccagataccccctcctagtacacacacccctccagcatcccccagataccccctcctagtacacacaccgatccagcatcccccagataccccctcctagtacacacacccctccagcatcccccatataccccctcctagtacacacacccctccagcattccccagataccccctcctagtacacacacccctccagcatccccagataccccctcctaggacacacaccctccagcatcccccagataccccctcctaggacacacacccctccagcatcccccagacaccccctcctactacacacacccctccagcatcccccagatacccctcctagtacaaacacccctccagcatcccccagataccccctcctactacacacatcccctccagcatcccccagataccccctcctagtacacacacccctccagcatcccccaggtaccccctcctactacacacacccctccagcatcccccagataccccctcctactacacacacccctccagcatcccccagataccccctcctagtacacacacccctccagcatccccagataccccctcctactacacacacccctccagcatcccccagataccccctcctactacacacatcccctccagcatcccccagataccccttcctagtacacacacccctccagcatccccagataccccatcctaggacacacccctccagcatccccagataccccctcctaggacacaccgatccagcaccccccagatacccctcctagtacacacaccccccccagcatcccccagataccccctcctagtacacacacccctccagcatcccccagatagcccctcctaatacacacacccctccagcaccccccagatacccctcctagtacacacacacccccatcatcccccagataccccctcctaggacacacacccctccagcatcccccagataccccctcctaatacacacaccgctccagcatcccccagataccccctcctagtacacacacccctccagcatcccccagacaccccctcctactacacacccctccagcatcccccagataccccctcctagtacacacacccctccagcatcccccagataccccctcctagtacacacacccctccagcatcccccagacaccccctcctactacacatacccctccagcaccccccagataccccctcctagtacacacacccctccagcatcccccagacaccccctcctagtacacacacccctccagcaccccccagataccccctcctagtacacatacccctccagcatcccccagataccccctcctagtacacacacccctccagcatcccccagataccccctcctagtacacacacccctccagcatcccccagacaccccctcctagtacacacacccctccagcaccccccagatacccctcctagtacacacacccctccagcaccccccagatacccctcctagtacacacacccctccagcctgtggacctctggtgcgattccggtgcaatgaactgtaatctgttggggttcttggggcagttggcctttacatgccccagctcgttacatttaaaacatcgtccagctgacgggtcactggggcgaggagggttgctggagaacggggtggtgggacgataaggggtctggagggttctttgggaggtaggtggggctttgggcggcccctggtaatagggtgtggtctggggttgtcccttctggtctccgctccaactgcgaccagttttcttcttctctgccacctccacccatctggctccaatctctcctgcctcgattacagttttgggcttcccatctaggatgtatctttctatttcctcaggaacaccctctaagaattgttccatttgcattaggaagggcaaatctactggagattcaacacttgctccagatatccaggcatccccatgtttcacaatgtggtaggcatgtcgggtaaatgacacctctggtttccaccttagggctctgaacctccgacgagactgctcgggtgttatccccattctgactctcgccttggatttaaacagttcatacttgttcatgtgttctttaggcatttcagctgccacctcagctaagggtccactgagctgcggcctcagctctaccatgtattggtcagtagagatgttgtacccaaggcaggccctttcgaagttttctaagaaggcctcagtatcatcacctgccttgtaggtggggaactttctgggatggggagtggtacctggagaaggattgctagggtttgttggtatattctgctgagcctttaccttctccatctccagtgcatgcttcctctctttttccttctcctcctccacatgcttcctctctttttccttctcctcctccacatgcttccttgcctccatttccctcctgtgggcagcctcctgtacctccttttccagctgcatgagttctatctgtctttcatgttccttttgtttttcctcagcctgaaatctggctaattccatcttttgttgtgctgtggattctgtcatcctaacctctctgtttttaactaactttacacccgaggcttagaaataaacaaacaaaacttggctgtaaaattttgctgtgctggaatagaatacctattctctgatagtgattgtcagcctacagaaaaagacaattcccttgtctctgctctgggcccaaatcaaagcaaaaacttccaactactttgaaacctgtttacccagcccaaagaaaaaacaagtttcctttttaaacttgtgctccttgtaaaaaatcaaaatccaaaaaaaaaaaaccctgccacttttgtctccaggcaaatgggtagaacacccctccttctatttacttttagggaaacaaaaaactctgggttggaagactgtgaatttccctgcaggagttaagtaccctgcctccaggcaaagaaaacctgcaattcacaaagataatccccttttgtctctgcttggccacaaagcagagaaaaacaagctgctttcagtttcagctgcttctggacttcctttttttaaaaatctgtatttctagttcaaaaaaatctcaactggatctcaaaatgatttcaggttaatcccaccactctgccaccatgtcaaggttcctcccccactctgaactctagggtacagatgtggggacctgcatgaaaaacctcctaagcttatctttaccagcttaggtcaaaacttccccaaggtacaaaatattccacccttttgtccttggattggccgctaccaccaccaaacaaatactggttactggggaagagctgtttggacacgtctttccccccaaaatacttccccaaaaccttgcaccccacttcctggacaaggtttggtaaaaagcctcaccaatttgcctaggtgactacagacccagacccttggatcttaagaacaatgaacaatcctcccaacacttgcaccctccctttcctgggaaatgttggataaaaagcctcaccaatttgcataggtgaccacagacccaaacccctggatctgagaacaatgaaaaagcattcagttttcttacaaaaagacttttaataaaaatagaagtaattagaaataagaaatcccccctgtaaaatcaggatggtaaataccttacagggtaattagattcaaaacatagagaacccctctaggcaaaaaccttaagttacaaaaaagatacacagacagaaatagttattctattcagcacaattcttttctcagccatttaaagaaatcataatctaacacatacctagctagattacttactaaaagttctaaggcttcattcctggtctatctccggcaaaggcagaatgtagacagacccacataccctttgtttctctccctcctcccagcttttgaaagtatcttgtctcctcattggtcattttggtcaggtgccagcgaggttacctttagcttcttaaccctttacaggtgacaggagatttcctctggccaggagggattttaaaggggtttacccttccctttctatttatgacaccccctcctactacacacacccctccagcatcccccaagtacccctcctactacacacacccctccagcatcccccagataccccctcctactacacacatcccctccagcattccccagataccccctcctagtacacacacccctccagcatccccagataccccctcctactacacacacccctccagcatcccccagacaccccctcctagtacacacacccctccagcatcccccagataccccctcctagtacacacacccctccagcatcccccagacaccccctcctagtacacacacccctccagcatcccccagataccccctcctaatacacacacccctccagcatcccccagataccccctcctagtacacacacccctccagcatccccagataccccctcctagtacacacacccctccagcatcccccatataccccctcctactacacacacccctccagcatcccccagatacgccctcctagtacacacacccctccagcatcccccagatacgccctcctagtacacacacccctccagcattcaccagataccccctcctactatcccccagataccccctcctagtacacacaccactccagcatcccccagataccccctcctactacgcacatcccctccagcattctccagataccccctcctagtacacacacccctccagcatccccagataccccctcctaggacacaccgatccagcatcccccagatatcccctcctagtacacacacccctccagcatcccccagttaccccctcctactacacacaccccctccagcattccccagataccccctcctagtacacacacccctccagcattctccagataccccctcctagtacacacacccctccagcatccccagataccccctcctaggacacaccgatccagcatcccccagatatcccctcctagtacacacacccctccagcatcccccagttaccccctcctactacacacaccccctccagcattccccagataccccctcctagtacacacacccctccagcattctccagataccccctcctagtacacacacccctccagcatccccagataccccctcctaggacacaccgatccagcatcccccagatatcccctcctagtacacacacccctccagcatcccccagacaccccctcctagtacacacacccctccagcatcccccagacacccctcctaggacacacacccctccagcatcccccagataccccctcctactacacacatcccctccagcattccccagataccccctcctagtacacacacccctccagcatcccccagataccccctcctagtacacacacccctccagcatcccccagacaccccctcctagtacacacacccctccagcatcccccagacaccccctcctagtacacacacccttccagcatcccccagacaccccctcctagtacacacacccctccagcatcccccagacaccccctcctagtacacacacccctccagcatcccccagacaccccctcctagtacacacacccctccagcatcccccagacaccccctcctactacacacatcccctccagcatcccccagataccccctcctactacacacatcccctccagcattccccagataccccctcctagtacacacatcccctccagcattccccagataccccctcctagtacacacacccctccagcatcccccaggtaccccctcctagtacacacacccctccagcatccccagataccccctcctaggacacaccgctccagcatccccctgataccccctcctagtacacacacccctccagcattccccagataccccctcctagtacacacacccctccagcattccccagataccacctcctagtacacacacccctccagcatcccccagacaccccctcctagtacacacacccctccagcatccccagataccccctcctaggacacaccgctccagcatcccccagataccccctcctagtacacacacccctccagcatcccccagacaccccctcctactacacacccctccagcatcccccagacaccccctcctactacacacacccctccagcatcccccagacaccccctcctactacacacacccctccagcatcccccagacaccccctcctagtacacacacccctctagcatcccccagacaccccctcctggtacacacacccctccagcatcccccagataacccctcctactacacacacccctccagcattccccagataccccctcctagtactcacacccctccagcaccccccagataccccctcctagtacacacacccctccagcaccccccagataccccctcctagtacacacacccctccagcatcccccaggtaccccctcctagtacacacacccctccagcatcccccaggtaccccctcctaggacacacccctccagcatcccccaggtaccccctcctaatacacacacccctccagcatcccccagataccccctcctagtacacacacccctccagcatcccccagataccccctcctagtacacacacccctccagcatcccccagataccccctcctagtacacacacccctccagcaccccccagataccccctcctagtacacacacccctccagcatcccccagataccccctcctagtacacacacccctccagcaccccccagataccccctcctagtacacacacccctccagcaccccccagacaccccctcctagtacacacacccctccagcatcccccagataccccctcctagtacacacacccctccagcctgtggacctctggtgcgattccggtgcaatgaactgttatctgttggggttcttggggcagttggcctttacatgccccagctcgttacatttaaaacatcgtccagctgacgggtcactggggcgaggagggttgctggagaacggggtggtgggacgataaggggtctggagggttctttgggaggtaggtggggctttgggcggcccctggtaatagggtgtggtctggggttgtcccttctggtctccgctccaactgcgaccagttttcttcttctctgccacctccacccatctggctccaatctctcctgcctcgattacagttttgggcttcccatctaggatgtatctttctatttcctcaggaacaccctctaagaattgttccatttgcattaggaagggcaaatctactggagattcaacacttgctccagatatccaggcatccccatgtttcacaatgtggtaggcatgtcgggtaaatgacacctctggtttccaccttagggctctgaacctccgacgagactgctcgggtgttatccccattctgactctcgccttggatttaaacagttcatacttgttcatgtgttctttaggcatttcagctgccacctcagctaagggtccactgagctgcggcctcagctctaccatgtattggtcagtagagatgttgtacccaaggcaggccctttcgaagttttctaagaaggcctcagtatcatcacctgccttgtaggtggggaactttctgggatggggagtggtacctggagaaggattgctagggtttgttggtatattctgctgagcctttaccttctccatctccagtgcatgcttcctctctttttccttctcctcctccacatgcttcctctctttttccttctcctcctccacatgcttccttgcctccatttccctcctgtgggcagccttctgtacctccttttccagctgcatgagttctatctgtctttcatgttccttttgtttttcctcagcctgaaatctggctaattccatcttttgttgtgctgtggattctgtcatcctaacctctctgtttttaactaactttacacccgaggcttagaaataaacaaacaaaacttggctgtaaaattttgctgtgctggaatagaatacctattctctgatagtgattgtcagcctacagaaaaagacaattcccttgtctctgctctgggcccaaatcaaagcaaaaacttccaactactttgaaacctgtttacccagcccaaagaaaaaacaagtttcctttttaaacttgtgctccttgtaaaaaatcaaaatccaaaaaaaaaaaccctgccacttttgtctccaggcaaatgggtagaacacccctccttctatttacttttagggaaacaaaaaactctgggttggaagactgtgaatttccctgcaggagttaagtaccctgcctccaggcaaagaaaacctgcaattcacaaagataatccccttttgtctctgcttggccacaaagcagagaaaaacaagctgctttcagtttcagctgcttctggacttcctttttttaaaaatctgtatttctagttcaaaaaaatctcaactggatctcaaaatgatttcaggttaatcccaccactctgccaccatgtcaaggttcctcccccactctgaactctagggtacagatgtggggacctgcatgaaaaacctcctaagctt belongs to Natator depressus isolate rNatDep1 chromosome 24, rNatDep2.hap1, whole genome shotgun sequence and includes:
- the LOC141977318 gene encoding uncharacterized protein LOC141977318, with amino-acid sequence MTESTAQQKMELARFQAEEKQKEHERQIELMQLEKEVQKAAHRREMEARKHVEEEKEKERKHVEEEKEKERKHALEMEKVKAQQNIPTNPSNPSPGTTPHPRKFPTYKAGDDTEAFLENFERACLGYNISTDQYMVELRPQLSGPLAEVAAEMPKEHMNKYELFKSKARVRMGITPEQSRRRFRALRWKPEVSFTRHAYHIVKHGDAWISGASVESPVDLPFLMQMEQFLEGVPEEIERYILDGKPKTVIEAGEIGARWVEVAEKKKTGRSWSGDQKGQPQTTPYYQGPPKAPPTSQRTLQTPYRPTTPFSSNPPRPSDPSAGRCFKCNELGHVKANCPKNPNR